A stretch of Lachancea thermotolerans CBS 6340 chromosome D complete sequence DNA encodes these proteins:
- the RBL2 gene encoding Rbl2p (similar to uniprot|P48606 Saccharomyces cerevisiae YOR265W RBL2 Protein involved in microtubule morphogenesis required for protection from excess free beta-tubulin proposed to be involved the folding of beta- tubulin): MAPSQLEIKVRSLQRLVKEEKYYQQELSDQKAHVENLKANSEVDPYDLKKQVEVLQDTQRLLPALYEKIGQFKEDLVQFTKTYSGSEDLGSSKQVLKEAADLLEQKR; encoded by the coding sequence CTCCCAATTAGAAATCAAAGTCAGGTCTTTACAAAGGCTGGTTAAGGAAGAGAAGTACTACCAACAAGAGCTGTCGgatcaaaaagctcatgTGGAGAACCTGAAGGCTAACTCCGAGGTTGATCCATATGACTTAAAGAAGCAGGTGGAGGTTCTCCAAGATACCCAGAGGCTTCTGCCGGCACTTTATGAAAAGATTGGCCAGTTTAAGGAGGACCTCGTGCAGTTCACAAAGACGTACAGCGGCAGCGAGGATCTCGGGAGCTCAAAGCAGGtgctcaaagaagctgcggATCTGCTCGAACAGAAGCGCTGA